In Longimicrobium sp., the following are encoded in one genomic region:
- the bla gene encoding class A beta-lactamase — protein sequence MLATLAASLLLHAAPQDTSAAALRREMERIAAASGATVGAAAIDLRTGEMVVVNGGERFPMQSVFKLPLAIALLRRVDAGQVRLDAEMPVAAADLRAGHSPIAERHPDDDARYTVRELLRLSTSESDNTAADLLLPLAGGPAGVTRTMRALGVTGVRVDRGEGRLALDFRGVLYVPGREPKRISDSLAARVSDANRRAAMEAYLRDPRDTATPEGMARLLVSLARGRLLSPRSTALLLEMMTETRTGPNRLRGMLPAGARVAHKTGTAGDADGITAVVNDVGIVTLPDGRRVAIAVFTKRATRGQEAAERAIALISRAVYDRAVRIRE from the coding sequence GTGCTCGCCACCCTCGCCGCATCGCTGCTCCTCCACGCCGCGCCGCAGGACACCTCCGCCGCCGCGCTGCGCCGGGAGATGGAGCGCATCGCCGCCGCGTCGGGCGCGACCGTGGGCGCCGCGGCGATCGATCTGCGGACGGGGGAGATGGTGGTGGTCAATGGCGGCGAGCGGTTCCCGATGCAGAGCGTGTTCAAGCTCCCGCTCGCCATCGCCCTCCTGCGCCGCGTGGATGCGGGGCAGGTGCGGCTCGACGCGGAGATGCCCGTCGCCGCGGCGGACCTGCGCGCGGGGCACAGTCCCATCGCGGAACGACATCCCGACGACGACGCGCGCTACACCGTGCGCGAGCTGCTGCGGCTCTCCACCAGCGAGAGCGACAACACCGCGGCCGACCTCCTCCTCCCGCTCGCCGGCGGGCCCGCGGGGGTGACGCGGACGATGCGCGCCCTCGGCGTCACCGGCGTGCGCGTGGATCGCGGCGAGGGGCGGCTGGCGCTGGACTTCCGCGGCGTCCTGTACGTGCCCGGACGCGAGCCGAAGCGCATCTCCGACTCGCTGGCCGCGCGGGTGAGCGATGCGAATCGCCGCGCCGCGATGGAGGCGTATCTCCGCGACCCGCGCGACACCGCCACGCCGGAGGGAATGGCGCGGCTGCTCGTCTCCCTCGCGCGCGGGCGCCTCCTCTCCCCCCGCTCGACGGCACTGCTGCTGGAGATGATGACGGAGACGCGGACCGGGCCCAACCGCCTGCGCGGCATGCTCCCCGCCGGCGCGCGCGTGGCGCACAAGACGGGGACCGCGGGCGACGCCGACGGCATCACCGCGGTGGTCAACGACGTGGGAATCGTCACCCTGCCGGACGGCCGCCGCGTTGCCATCGCCGTCTTCACCAAACGGGCGACGCGCGGGCAGGAGGCCGCGGAGCGCGCCATCGCCCTCATCTCCCGCGCCGTGTACGACCGGGCCGTGCGCATCCGCGAATGA
- a CDS encoding GNAT family N-acetyltransferase produces the protein MAEEGTRVEVTRNEAQEQWEAHAGGEMGVLTYSEQDGKLFLLHTEVPEALEGQGIAGRLVRTALDFAREKGKKVVPFCPYARTWIHRHPEYADVVAEED, from the coding sequence ATGGCGGAGGAGGGGACGCGCGTGGAGGTGACGCGCAACGAGGCCCAGGAGCAGTGGGAGGCGCACGCCGGCGGGGAGATGGGCGTGCTGACGTACTCGGAGCAGGATGGGAAGCTGTTCCTGCTCCACACCGAGGTTCCCGAGGCGCTGGAGGGGCAGGGGATCGCCGGCCGGCTGGTGCGCACCGCGCTGGACTTCGCGCGGGAGAAGGGGAAGAAGGTGGTGCCGTTCTGCCCCTACGCCCGCACCTGGATCCACCGCCATCCCGAGTACGCGGACGTGGTGGCGGAGGAGGATTGA
- a CDS encoding GNAT family N-acetyltransferase, with product MADGGETVLETTRLRLRRLNDDHFARMHEFYQDPEVVRFIAAYPPPPLDEFVATQRQRWDDHYREHGWGQWAVVRKDDGAFVGRCGLIMQHIDGVDEVEVGYALGGEFWGRGYAAEAAVGCRDWAFRNLAVPHVISLIHPDNHRSIAVARRNGMTLWKTTMFKEMPGIGVWRITREEWARAQRPD from the coding sequence ATGGCGGACGGCGGCGAGACGGTGCTCGAGACCACGCGGCTGCGCCTGCGCCGCCTGAACGACGACCATTTCGCGCGGATGCACGAGTTCTACCAGGACCCCGAGGTCGTGCGCTTCATCGCCGCGTATCCCCCGCCCCCGCTCGACGAGTTCGTCGCCACGCAGCGGCAGCGGTGGGACGACCACTACCGCGAGCACGGGTGGGGGCAGTGGGCCGTGGTACGGAAGGACGACGGCGCGTTCGTCGGGCGCTGCGGGCTGATCATGCAGCACATCGACGGCGTGGACGAGGTGGAGGTCGGCTACGCGCTCGGCGGCGAGTTCTGGGGCCGCGGCTACGCCGCCGAGGCGGCCGTCGGCTGCCGCGACTGGGCGTTCCGCAATCTCGCCGTCCCGCACGTCATCTCCCTCATCCACCCCGACAACCACCGCTCCATCGCCGTCGCCCGGCGCAACGGGATGACGCTGTGGAAGACGACCATGTTCAAGGAGATGCCCGGCATCGGCGTCTGGCGCATCACCCGCGAGGAGTGGGCGAGAGCGCAGAGGCCCGACTGA
- a CDS encoding FAD-dependent oxidoreductase gives MATDLEIAFPRLTHEQKMALCPLGHRRDMQAGEFLWRAGERGFGFFVVISGRVEILDTSGDEPRRVTIHEPGEFTGDVDVLTGRGSLVDARVIEPGEVLELDAAAVRRAVGELPEISEILLRAFLTRRTLLLSQGYQGIRIIGSRFSPEAHHLREFCSRNAIPYTWLDLEADPRADELLRAFGVGPEQTPIVIGRDGKWVSNPSPARLAHYMGLDVHVSPGDVYDLVVVGAGPAGLAASVYAASEGLRTLTLDGVAPGGQAGTSSRIENYLGFPTGISGADLARKALLQAQKFGAQISVPVSVAGLRLEGGLRIVSLEDGTEVAARCLLVASGAEYRTLDVPGIRPMEGAGVYYAATEMEARLCGGDDAVIVGGGNSAGQAAMYLTRFARTVHVVIRGDDLGKSMSRYLVDRVENAQNVRVHRGCEVVAVEGNGALHGVTVRCADTGKEERIATRALFLFIGARPRTEWLRRCVELDRSGFVLTGQSLPPTAREHPVWRAAGRSPYFLETSLPGVFAAGDVRSGSVKRVASAVGEGSMAVSFVHAHVGAPG, from the coding sequence ATGGCCACCGACCTCGAGATCGCGTTCCCGCGCCTCACGCACGAGCAGAAGATGGCGCTCTGCCCGCTGGGCCACCGGCGTGACATGCAGGCGGGCGAATTCCTGTGGCGCGCGGGGGAGCGGGGGTTCGGCTTCTTCGTGGTCATCTCCGGCCGCGTGGAGATCCTCGACACCTCGGGCGACGAGCCGCGCCGGGTGACCATCCACGAGCCCGGCGAGTTCACCGGCGACGTGGACGTGCTGACCGGGCGCGGCAGCCTGGTGGACGCCCGGGTGATCGAGCCCGGCGAGGTGCTGGAGCTGGACGCCGCCGCCGTGCGCCGCGCCGTGGGCGAGCTGCCGGAGATCAGCGAGATCCTGCTGCGCGCCTTCCTCACGCGCCGCACGCTGCTGCTGAGCCAGGGCTACCAGGGGATCCGCATCATCGGCTCGCGCTTCTCGCCCGAGGCGCACCACCTGCGCGAGTTCTGCAGCCGCAACGCCATCCCCTACACCTGGCTGGACCTGGAGGCCGACCCGCGCGCCGACGAGCTGCTGCGCGCCTTCGGCGTGGGGCCCGAGCAGACGCCCATCGTCATCGGCCGCGACGGCAAGTGGGTCAGCAATCCGTCGCCCGCCAGGCTCGCGCACTACATGGGGCTGGACGTCCACGTCTCTCCCGGCGACGTGTACGACCTGGTCGTGGTGGGCGCGGGTCCGGCCGGGCTCGCCGCCTCCGTCTACGCCGCGTCGGAAGGGCTGCGGACGCTGACGCTGGACGGGGTGGCGCCGGGCGGGCAGGCGGGCACCAGCTCGCGCATCGAGAACTACCTGGGCTTTCCCACCGGGATCAGCGGCGCCGACCTGGCGCGCAAGGCGCTCCTGCAGGCGCAGAAGTTCGGCGCGCAGATCTCCGTGCCCGTGTCCGTGGCCGGGCTGCGGCTGGAGGGCGGGCTGCGCATCGTGAGCCTGGAGGACGGGACGGAGGTGGCCGCGCGCTGCCTGCTGGTGGCCAGCGGCGCCGAGTACCGCACGCTCGACGTCCCCGGCATCCGCCCGATGGAGGGCGCCGGCGTCTACTACGCGGCCACGGAGATGGAGGCGCGCCTCTGCGGCGGCGACGACGCGGTGATCGTGGGGGGCGGCAACTCGGCCGGGCAGGCGGCGATGTACCTCACGCGCTTCGCCCGCACCGTGCACGTGGTGATCCGCGGCGACGACCTGGGGAAGAGCATGTCGCGCTACCTGGTGGACCGCGTGGAGAACGCGCAGAACGTGCGGGTGCACCGCGGCTGCGAGGTGGTGGCGGTGGAGGGGAACGGCGCGCTGCACGGCGTCACCGTGCGCTGCGCGGACACGGGCAAGGAGGAGCGCATCGCCACCCGCGCGCTCTTCCTGTTCATCGGCGCGCGGCCGCGGACGGAGTGGCTGCGGCGCTGCGTGGAGCTCGACCGCTCGGGCTTCGTGCTCACCGGCCAGTCGCTGCCGCCCACCGCGCGCGAGCACCCGGTGTGGCGCGCGGCCGGGCGCTCGCCCTACTTCCTGGAGACGAGCCTCCCCGGCGTGTTCGCCGCGGGCGACGTGCGCAGCGGCTCGGTCAAGCGCGTGGCCTCCGCCGTCGGCGAGGGGTCGATGGCGGTCAGCTTCGTGCACGCCCACGTCGGCGCGCCGGGCTGA
- a CDS encoding SDR family oxidoreductase, giving the protein MAETRTALVTGGNRGIGLETCRHLARRGCRVILGARDQARGEEAARSLAADGEVVWRRVDVADFAGLPALAEEMEREFGGVDVLVNNAAVLLDEWTPVLDLPLDTARETFETNFFGVLAMCQAFLPGMIRRRFGRVVNVSSGAGLLSQMEGYAPAYSMSKAALNALTRQMAYAARGRNVLVNAVDPGWVRTDMGGSGAPRSVEQGADTVVWLATLPDGGPTGGFFHDRRQIPL; this is encoded by the coding sequence GTGGCGGAGACGAGGACGGCGCTGGTGACGGGCGGCAACCGCGGGATCGGGCTGGAGACCTGCCGCCATCTCGCGCGCCGCGGCTGCCGCGTGATTCTCGGCGCGCGCGACCAGGCGCGCGGCGAGGAGGCGGCGCGCTCGCTGGCCGCCGACGGCGAGGTGGTCTGGCGGCGGGTGGACGTGGCGGACTTCGCCGGCCTTCCCGCGCTGGCGGAAGAGATGGAGCGCGAATTCGGCGGCGTGGACGTGCTGGTGAACAACGCCGCCGTGCTGCTCGACGAGTGGACGCCCGTTCTCGATCTCCCGCTCGACACCGCGCGCGAGACCTTCGAGACGAACTTCTTCGGGGTGCTGGCGATGTGCCAGGCGTTTCTGCCGGGGATGATTCGGCGGCGGTTCGGACGCGTGGTCAACGTCTCGTCCGGCGCCGGGCTGCTGTCGCAGATGGAGGGATACGCGCCCGCGTACTCGATGTCGAAGGCGGCGCTGAACGCGCTGACGCGGCAGATGGCATACGCCGCGCGCGGCCGCAACGTGCTGGTGAACGCCGTCGACCCCGGCTGGGTGCGCACCGACATGGGCGGGAGCGGCGCGCCCCGCTCGGTGGAGCAGGGCGCCGACACTGTCGTCTGGCTCGCCACGCTGCCGGACGGCGGCCCTACCGGCGGTTTCTTCCACGACCGCCGCCAGATCCCGCTGTGA
- a CDS encoding HU family DNA-binding protein: MNRRELIRTLSERAGLTQARAADAVNALFDAAEGIIPEKLRAGERVQIPGFGTFTRKDRPERAGLNPRTGAEITIAASSAPAFKPGRGLRDAILGETPTRGTVMRGRRGPRGTSSAGPRNAGPMR, translated from the coding sequence ATGAACAGACGAGAGCTGATCCGCACCCTGTCCGAACGCGCCGGGCTGACGCAGGCGCGCGCGGCCGACGCCGTGAACGCGCTCTTCGACGCCGCGGAGGGGATCATCCCCGAGAAGCTCAGGGCGGGCGAGCGGGTGCAGATCCCCGGCTTCGGCACCTTCACGCGCAAGGACCGCCCGGAGCGCGCCGGCCTCAATCCGCGCACCGGCGCGGAGATCACCATCGCCGCCTCGAGCGCGCCGGCGTTCAAGCCCGGCCGCGGCCTGCGCGACGCGATTCTGGGCGAGACGCCGACGCGCGGGACGGTGATGCGCGGCCGCCGCGGCCCGCGCGGGACGTCGAGCGCCGGACCGCGGAATGCGGGTCCGATGCGATGA
- a CDS encoding Ig-like domain-containing protein → MAREKRWVAFALLIALGCSDLATPPDSSAPSFRAEILDARYGGRPHFYFLQPIATPPNTTGTFDSAVSPIVQICVWTTSCENVIGQYTMTSGPGAETVHVDIVNEQYFVDWRTDQYSLDPARNYRIKVLAGGTELGHADVDLVRTAKEVKNVNNSYVAVVYGRTLRIRFRIEAGIVNSVKVSPAVTQTTVGSTKQFFASVYDLHDELLSGEPIVWSSSDRTIASVDQDGLVTGLAPGIVTIFATVQGRADSVTFTVLGGVIAFASNRDSPAFDPSASEIYIMEADGNGLRRLTYSTVYSNVNSWNENLLPVWSPDGKRIAFIREHMSSAGGNPEIYVINSDGTGEIRLTFDSHVDSDPTWSPDGNKIAFVSNRSGNPDIYVVNSDGSGGLRDLTNDPAEDEEPTWSPTGPRWHS, encoded by the coding sequence ATGGCTAGAGAAAAGAGATGGGTCGCTTTCGCGCTACTGATCGCTCTTGGCTGCAGCGACTTGGCAACACCTCCAGATTCATCCGCTCCTAGTTTCCGCGCTGAGATCTTGGACGCTCGGTACGGAGGTAGGCCGCACTTTTACTTTTTACAACCCATAGCAACACCTCCAAACACAACAGGGACGTTCGATTCAGCTGTTTCGCCTATAGTCCAAATTTGCGTTTGGACAACGTCCTGCGAAAATGTCATTGGTCAGTATACCATGACGAGCGGACCTGGTGCGGAAACTGTCCACGTTGATATCGTCAACGAGCAGTATTTTGTTGACTGGCGCACTGATCAGTATTCTCTTGATCCAGCGCGAAACTATCGCATTAAGGTTCTGGCTGGCGGAACTGAACTTGGACACGCCGACGTAGATCTCGTACGAACCGCAAAGGAAGTTAAGAACGTTAACAACAGCTACGTAGCCGTTGTATACGGGCGAACCCTTCGAATTAGGTTCCGGATCGAGGCTGGTATCGTTAATAGCGTCAAAGTTTCACCGGCAGTCACACAGACCACAGTTGGCAGTACCAAACAGTTTTTCGCGTCAGTGTACGACCTTCATGATGAATTACTTAGTGGGGAGCCAATCGTCTGGTCGAGTTCTGACCGAACTATTGCCAGTGTTGATCAGGATGGCCTTGTGACAGGTTTGGCGCCAGGGATCGTGACCATCTTCGCCACCGTACAAGGCCGAGCTGACTCGGTAACATTTACGGTCCTAGGTGGTGTTATTGCGTTTGCGAGCAATCGAGATAGCCCGGCTTTTGACCCATCTGCTAGTGAAATCTATATAATGGAGGCGGATGGGAATGGTTTGAGACGCTTAACCTATAGCACCGTGTACAGTAACGTGAACAGTTGGAATGAAAATTTGCTACCGGTTTGGTCTCCCGATGGCAAAAGAATAGCATTTATCCGAGAGCATATGAGCAGCGCAGGCGGGAACCCTGAAATATACGTTATAAACTCTGACGGGACGGGGGAAATAAGATTAACATTTGATTCCCACGTTGATTCTGATCCAACCTGGTCCCCGGATGGGAACAAGATTGCCTTTGTCAGTAATCGTAGCGGAAACCCGGATATTTACGTTGTAAACTCTGATGGTAGCGGCGGTCTGAGGGATCTAACGAATGATCCTGCCGAGGACGAAGAACCGACATGGTCCCCGACGGGACCAAGATGGCATTCCTGA